TGTTGCTTCTATAACCCCGCCTTGTGCCAATGTCCTCATATATTCCTTTGCTGCACCTATTAACGCTAATCTGCCTTCTTCTGTATTGTTTATCTTCCCTATATAGTTATCTTCCGCTGTCTGCAATAAATCATCATTTATTGCGTCCATAGTCCTTATAGCTCTTATCTTCTTCCAAGCGTCACTCTGACCTTGCCTTAATGTGATTAGGCTATTGATACCTTCTAATACTTTTACCTGTCTGCCGTCATTGATTAACAGAAATATACCGTTTTGTATAGCTTCTTTTTGTTCCTCAATAGTCCATCTTCTCGTCACGTCATCAAATGGCGTTTTTGCGTATGTTGTCGATTCCGTCATTTTTTGTCCGCCTATTAAACCTGCAACATATGCTGCTACCTGTGCGGAACTATATTTGACGTCGTCTAAAATAGCACCTGTTCCTACTGAAATAATGCCTTCATGGTTAAATCCCCAAGCTCTCTCTTTCGCCTTTTCAAATGCGTCTGCGCCTGTATCATCTGATAAGGATCCACCCATTACTGCCATAACACCTTTGCCCTCTGACCTTACTCTCTCAATCCAGCTTGCAACGCTTGTTTGAATAGCTGAATCGCTAATTCCATCTAATGTTAGTATGTTGAATTGCTGTGTTTCGGCATCATTGAGGAAATTAATATAGTCCTGAGCTGTTATATTGGCTAATCCTTCATTACCCCCCTCGAAGGTCTGAGATGAAATCGCAGCTAATGTTCCGTCTCCATCTGCAATTTTTGTTGCCGTTATCCACAGATTGTTACTATCATTGTTTATAGCGTTTACTGCATTATTTACCGCACCGTCTTTATTGAATGAGAATGTATATAAAAGTGTCGTATCATCATATAAAATTAAATCGTATTTTGAGCTGTCTATAAGATTATCTCTCACTGTAACCTTAAATGGCCTTACAGTTTCATATTTTGTAGTAAGTTGTAAAACTTGTGTATTGGATGTATCTAAAAGCTTGATTGTTTCTTTCGCTGCTGCTGTATCTGCTAACCGATATGCTAATATTTTTTGAGCACCGCCTAATAATGCCAATCTCAGACATGTATAAGCTGTCTCTCCGTGTGACTCGTCATTTGTATAAGTATCATAGATATCCTTCTCACTTGCTATTGTCACAAACTTCCTTACAGGGCCCCAATTAGCTTTTACCGGCATAATTATCGTTCCTCTATCGCCTGCTTGTATTGTTGCCAAGCCTGCAGCCTGAAAATTAAGATAAAGGCCCGGTAAAACTTTTTTCTCTAATGGATCCCATGTGCCTCCAGCCATTACTTAACACCTCTTTTCAAAAATTTTTGTATCAAGTCTTGAACTTCTTTTACTGTAAACTCCTTTTTGTCTATGCCATATATTGCTCCCTTCACAACTTCCCTATTGCACTTAAAAAGAGCCTTTGAATTCTCTAAAATGTCTTGAATATTATATACTGGCTCGGTATATTTCTCCTGTGCCATTATTGCTTCACCTCTTGATTAATTAATACTTCTCCAATTTTTATAGCTTCCTCTGTTAGAACATCTGTGTATCTGCTTAATGTTAATGTTATTTGTCCTGCTGTGATTGCATTTGCTCGATAATCTACTGATGCCTGGTTTACTGTCATATATTTTCTTGTGTTTACATCAAGCGGTATCTTAATCGCATTACTAAGCTCCTGAATTATAGTTTGCACGCTTAAAATCTCTTCGTTAGCTGTTCTTCCTAAAACATGTCCTATAATTCTTTTCCTAATCTCATACAGCCCTTGCCCTATTATATTTGTTTCAATCCCCGCAATTCTCCACATTGTAGCAGGCCTTTCATATCCTAATGGCCAAACATTTTTATATACTGTCCAATCCTGACATAATATATTAGACGTCCACGTCGCCAAAGCTTCAATCCAAGAATCGTCTGCTACCGTTTCCTCCGTGCTCACTGGCTGCAATGCTAACACTGCAAACCGCAATCCTCTCGTGATGGCATCCCAATCCTCATCTACGTAATCCTGTCCTACTGTCCCTAAATATTGGCATGAAAAGACCTCGCCTGTAACTGTATCGGTTATAAGTTGTTTATCTAAGGAAGCTATAACCTTATTGGCAAGATCATCTACCTTCTGGAACGTTGTTCTGGCAACATATGGCCATACCTCAATTATGCGCCTAAATCCAGTCCATAAGCTATCCTCTGCATCTACACCTTGTAATAATACTAAATATGGTTTTTGTGTATCTTTTGATGCTGCTTGTGGCTCGTAGCACCTGCCTTGAATATCCGGTATATCGTTTATAAGCTTTTGCCTTATAGCTGCTCTCATCATTTATCACTCCAAAGTTCATCCAATGAATCTCCTATGCGCTTTATATTCGCATCAAAAGTCGGTCCTATAATTGCTCTTGCCTTCATACCAGGATTATGGACAATTTTAACAGGATGCGGAGCTCCTTCCCAATATAGCGCCTTTTTGTTAATAGGCTTAATTACAATAGGTTCTCCTTTAGGGCCATATTCCCCTGTTCCTTCTTCCAGATATTGGCCATACTTAACACTGTGTGACAAGTACAATATAAATCTATTGCCGTCTACATCAACGCCACCATTCAATCCTTGTCTTGCATGCCCTGTTCTATCCGTCCACGATGCGTTTTCCTTTGCGTATCCTTCAAGCGTGCCTGCCCAATTTTCTAGTAATGCGTATGTTGCAGCCTTTTTTCTTTCCAGCAAATCTCTTATATCATCTGCCATACTCATTTATGACACCTTCTCAAGATCTGCTTGATATCCTATCAATTGATCTTTTATCATTATTGGGTATACTGCTGTAATCATAAAGTGCCCAAAATCGACATCAAATTCATCTTTTACATTCGGGCCCGATCGAATATCTGTGTATTTATCTGCAATCAAAATAAATGTTTTATCAACCTGCTTTGTGCCTGCTAAAGTTGCCACGTCTTTCGAAATTCTTGTTGACTGCTGATATATGCATGCCACATATGGTCCATGTTGGCTCTTAATTTCATCAAAATAGCCGCCCATATCTTTTTTTTCTGTTCTATTAATAACTATCATTATTGGATTTTGTTCTATCGCTTTTTTAATCCTCAACTCATAATTCGTCATACTTCATCAGCTCTTTTCAAATTGCCTGTCAAATTATTTCTAAATAATTTAGCACGTTTCAGCCAAAAGCTACTATTTGATGATGTTTTTAATCCACCAAGCGAAATGCTATCATCTTGTGACTTAATTAAACACCCTTGATAGCTTGCTTCCTGCACAGTTGTATATTGTGTTAAAAGGTTTTGAAGATCTTCATCTGAAAAATACGGAAATTTATCTTCAAGAAGATTATTTTTTAAGCTTTCGAGGTCTGTCATTTTTAACCACCTCTACCTCATACCCTTGTTCTTTAAACCATTGTATTAGCCACTTATTATCTGTGTATCCAATACCATTTATAAAGAATACACCAGCTGAATAGCCAGTGTATTCTTTATTAGGTGCATATATCTTAGGCATTTATATCACCTTATTTTACTTTTATATTTCTTAATACTCCCGCTGCGCGTGTCGACTTTAGCACTACTGCGGCTATCATTTCAACCTCGCCTTTTTTAACTGCGCCAGGTTGTGTAAAATCAGGTAAGTAAGTTCTAATAACTCTATTACCAGTTACTGTAGCTGCATGAAAGCCATCAAGGCCTAACCTAACAGCATATAAATCAGTCAATCCAGTAATAACATTTGTTCCGTCAGGTTTACGTGTATCCACGATAGGTACCGTTGGTACCGCTTGGCCAGCATCATTAACATAATAGCCAAGATCCAACAATGGAATTCCATCGTAAGTGTCAACTTTTCTGCCGAATGCATCTTCTGTTGGAGTAAGATAACCTGCTCTTCTTGCTACTGCTTTAATTTTAGTCATAAGCTTTGAATTGCCCGCTAAAAATGAAGGCCTACCATCAAGTTCTGAGAGGAAGTCATCAAGCACGTCTAAAAAGATTTTATAATTCGTATCAAGCTGTGCTGATGTACTTAAATCTATATAAGTGTCAGTTCCTATTTCTGTAGAATTTCCTGTTAATGCTTTATTTAAACCATCAAAGGCTTTAGAATCAACTGCGCTATCTC
The nucleotide sequence above comes from Thermoanaerobacterium sp. CMT5567-10. Encoded proteins:
- a CDS encoding phage tail sheath family protein, whose protein sequence is MAGGTWDPLEKKVLPGLYLNFQAAGLATIQAGDRGTIIMPVKANWGPVRKFVTIASEKDIYDTYTNDESHGETAYTCLRLALLGGAQKILAYRLADTAAAKETIKLLDTSNTQVLQLTTKYETVRPFKVTVRDNLIDSSKYDLILYDDTTLLYTFSFNKDGAVNNAVNAINNDSNNLWITATKIADGDGTLAAISSQTFEGGNEGLANITAQDYINFLNDAETQQFNILTLDGISDSAIQTSVASWIERVRSEGKGVMAVMGGSLSDDTGADAFEKAKERAWGFNHEGIISVGTGAILDDVKYSSAQVAAYVAGLIGGQKMTESTTYAKTPFDDVTRRWTIEEQKEAIQNGIFLLINDGRQVKVLEGINSLITLRQGQSDAWKKIRAIRTMDAINDDLLQTAEDNYIGKINNTEEGRLALIGAAKEYMRTLAQGGVIEATGWDVYLDPDYYGQNATLTPEADQVFIKWEAYITDVMEKIFGTFIVK
- a CDS encoding major capsid protein; translation: MPITLEQAKVGMANKVDQQVIDEFRRNSILLDRLTFDDAVSPGTGGSTLTYGYIRLKTPARAGFRDINTEYTAQIADREPHIATLKIFGGSFEIDRVIAETSGAIDEVNFQLQEKIKAASNLFHYTVINGDSAVDSKAFDGLNKALTGNSTEIGTDTYIDLSTSAQLDTNYKIFLDVLDDFLSELDGRPSFLAGNSKLMTKIKAVARRAGYLTPTEDAFGRKVDTYDGIPLLDLGYYVNDAGQAVPTVPIVDTRKPDGTNVITGLTDLYAVRLGLDGFHAATVTGNRVIRTYLPDFTQPGAVKKGEVEMIAAVVLKSTRAAGVLRNIKVK